The proteins below come from a single Pleuronectes platessa chromosome 3, fPlePla1.1, whole genome shotgun sequence genomic window:
- the LOC128430471 gene encoding integumentary mucin C.1: MLLIILIQLLIVASANVQATTTVAATTAAPTTVAPTTAAPTTTAGGVITTTAVAPTTMVAAPITTPAGVITTTAAALTTTAAAPTTTPAGVITTTAAGAATTTTAAGSTTTTTTAIAPTTAAAGATTTTTAAGAATTTTAAGATTTTTAAGAATTTTTAAGASTTTTAAGAATTTTAAGATTTTAAVATTTTAAGASTTTTAAGAATTTTAAGASTTTTAAGAATTTTAAGVATTTTAAGATTTTAAGAATTAAAGATTTTMAAGSATTTTAAGVATTTAAVATTTTAAVATTTTAAGASTTTTAAGAATTTTAAGATTTTAAGAATTTMAAAGVITTTAAATPTTAAAPTTTVAAPTTTAAGATTATGAAGVITTTTDAGAATTTTTAAGAATTTTAAAGVISTTAAAPTTNAAAPTTTVAAPTTTAAGATTATTAAGGATTTTAAGAAITTTAAAGVITTTAAAPITTAAAPTTTAAGATSATAAAVVTTTTNTAAHAGIVSVSSLVFCHFSVVLFMSLCTV; this comes from the exons ATGCTCCTGATCATCCTGATTCAACTCCTGATCGTCG CATCAGCAAATGTCCAGGCAACCACAACTGTagcagctacaactgcagcacccaccactgtagcacctacaactgcagcacccaccacgacTGCTGGTGGTGTCATCACCACCACGGCCGTAGCACCCACCACGATGGTTGCAGCACCCATCACAACTCCTGCTGGTGTCATCACCACGACTGCTGCAGCACTCACCACGACGGCCGCAGCACCCACCACAACTCCTGCTGGTGTCATCACCACGACGGCTGCTGgtgccgccaccaccaccacggctgctggttCCACTACCACTACCACGACTGCTATAGCACCCACCACGGCGGCTGCTGGtgccactaccaccaccacggctgctggtgccgccaccaccaccacggctgctggtgccactaccaccaccacggctgctggtgccgccaccaccaccaccacggctgctggggcctctaccaccaccacggctgcaggTGCCGcaaccaccaccacggctgctggtgcCACCACTACCACGGCTGCtgttgccaccaccaccacggctgctggggcttctaccaccaccacggctgctggtgccgccaccaccaccacggctgctggggcctctaccaccaccacggctgctggtgcCGCAACCACCACCACGGCAGCTGGtgttgccaccaccaccacggctgctggtgccaccaccaccacggctgctggggcCGCCACCACGGCGGCTGCTGGTgccactaccaccaccatggcTGCTGgttccgccaccaccaccacggctgctggtgtcgccaccaccacggctgctgttgccaccaccaccacggctgctgttgccaccaccaccacggctgctggggcctctaccaccaccacggctgctggtgctgccaccaccaccacggcggctggtgccaccaccaccacggcagCTGgggccgccaccaccaccatggcggctgctggtgtcatcaccaccacggctgcagcaACCCCCACAActgctgcagcacccaccacgacggttgcagcacccaccaccacggctgctggggcCACTACCGCCACCGGGGCTGCTggtgtcatcaccaccaccacggaCGCTGgggccgccaccaccaccaccacagctgCTGGGGCTGCCACCACCACAACGGCGGCTGCTGGTGTTATCAGCACCAcggctgcagcacccaccacaaATGCTGCTGCACCCACCACGACGGTTGCAGCacccaccaccacggctgctggggcCACTACCgccaccacggctgctgg TggtgccaccaccaccacggctgctggggcCGCCATCACCACAACGGCGGCTGCTGGTGTcatcaccaccacggctgcagcaCCCATCACAActgctgcagcacccaccacgacGGCTGCTGGGGCCACCAGCGCAACAGCGGCTGCTGttgtcaccaccaccactaaCACTGCTGCACATGCTGGGATCGTATCCGTGAGCAGTCTGGTGTTCTGTCACTTCAGTGTTGTTCTCTTCATGTCCCTCTGTACCGTGTGA